One Nitrospira sp. DNA window includes the following coding sequences:
- a CDS encoding putative MFS-type transporter: MMEPRHGSGGEPERPNVKWSPHLLTRDFTLVWWGQMVSQVADGVSKLALLWFVYAITGSPLKTTMIGLLQTLPPILFGPFIGVIVDRVPKKILLISSDLIRAVVLGVIPCLIPVESFSIERLYLMVFVHAVASAVFGPALTAAIPSLVSRHEFTAANALLQTTTSIGIIVGPVLSGVGIATMSSQEVLCVNAVSYVVSASCFLFVRFAPTESAPAGDASLAGTFRDVKEGFHYVLSRQRIILMLIGAASMYTFATSAFSTLFPVFGKKLLDLGPIEVGYLWSAFGVGLLLVSLGLVSLSSWTLPRRIQLMSLSSCVSGLAMLGLIWTSNRLMAATLMVIIGMGTGTLTPVAWGVLQEIAPASLLGRVLAIYNLGAMTSAIAGMTIFGWTTQEFGERPSVFGIGVGLFLSAFVAARVVRWIRTNWTEANLRPVEEGPRPVVMATQPTSQ, translated from the coding sequence ATGATGGAGCCACGGCACGGGAGCGGAGGAGAGCCGGAACGCCCGAACGTGAAGTGGTCGCCGCATCTGTTGACGCGCGACTTCACGCTCGTCTGGTGGGGCCAGATGGTCTCACAAGTCGCCGATGGTGTGTCGAAGCTCGCGTTGCTCTGGTTTGTTTACGCTATCACCGGCTCTCCCCTCAAGACGACCATGATCGGGCTGCTGCAGACCTTGCCGCCCATCCTATTCGGCCCCTTCATCGGCGTGATCGTCGATCGCGTTCCCAAAAAAATTTTGCTGATCAGCAGCGACCTGATTCGCGCGGTGGTCCTGGGCGTGATCCCCTGTCTGATTCCGGTGGAGTCGTTCAGCATCGAGCGGCTCTATCTGATGGTGTTCGTCCATGCCGTCGCCTCGGCGGTATTCGGCCCCGCGCTGACCGCGGCGATTCCGTCGTTGGTCTCCCGCCACGAATTCACCGCCGCCAACGCGTTATTGCAGACGACGACCAGCATCGGCATCATCGTCGGGCCGGTGCTCAGCGGGGTCGGCATCGCGACGATGAGTTCGCAGGAAGTGCTCTGTGTGAATGCGGTCAGCTACGTCGTTTCGGCGAGCTGCTTTCTCTTCGTGCGGTTTGCGCCGACCGAATCGGCGCCGGCCGGCGACGCGTCACTGGCCGGGACCTTCCGCGACGTCAAGGAGGGCTTCCACTACGTGCTCAGTCGGCAACGGATCATTCTCATGTTGATCGGGGCGGCGTCGATGTATACCTTTGCAACGAGCGCTTTCAGTACGCTCTTTCCCGTGTTCGGCAAGAAATTGTTGGATCTCGGCCCCATCGAGGTGGGGTACCTTTGGTCTGCTTTCGGTGTCGGATTATTGCTGGTGTCGCTGGGGTTAGTATCATTGTCGTCTTGGACGCTCCCTCGACGGATTCAGTTGATGTCGCTCTCCAGTTGCGTCAGCGGCCTGGCGATGCTCGGATTGATCTGGACGTCGAATCGGCTGATGGCGGCGACGCTTATGGTGATCATTGGGATGGGGACCGGCACCCTGACGCCGGTGGCTTGGGGAGTGTTGCAGGAGATCGCGCCGGCTTCGCTTTTGGGCCGGGTGCTGGCGATTTATAATCTCGGGGCAATGACCTCGGCCATCGCCGGCATGACGATCTTCGGCTGGACGACGCAGGAATTCGGCGAGCGCCCCAGCGTGTTCGGGATCGGTGTGGGGCTCTTCCTTTCGGCGTTCGTCGCGGCGCGGGTCGTGCGCTGGATACGCACCAATTGGACGGAGGCGAACCTCCGTCCCGTGGAAGAAGGTCCGCGGCCGGTGGTGATGGCCACCCAGCCGACGAGTCAGTGA
- a CDS encoding Glycosyltransferase, which translates to MRIAQVSPLWESVPPKLYGGTERIVSYLTEELVRQGHEVTLFASGDSVTRAKLEAPCQQALRLNTGIFNREAPLIQMMEQVFSVADQFDIIHSHLDFLAFSLSRRCRVPVVTTLHGRLDLPELVPVFRDFAELPLVSISNSQRRPLPWCNWQNTVYHGLPQNLYTFNAEPGKYLAFLGRVSPEKCPDQAIELAIRVGLPLKMAAKVDPADRAYFERVVEPLLDHPLIEFVGEITDAQKSEFIGNAIGLVCPYDWPEPFGLVLIESLACGTPVLAYRRGSIPEIIDHGVTGFISEHLDEMVSQVARLVTIDRHRCRQVFDERFTAQRMTNDYVKIYQQLIADAAALPGQTGQQLASNL; encoded by the coding sequence ATGAGGATTGCCCAGGTTTCACCGCTGTGGGAAAGCGTTCCCCCGAAATTGTATGGAGGGACGGAACGGATCGTCTCGTACCTGACGGAAGAACTGGTCCGGCAAGGGCACGAAGTGACGTTGTTCGCCAGCGGTGATTCGGTCACGCGGGCAAAGTTGGAGGCGCCTTGTCAGCAGGCGTTGCGTTTGAACACCGGGATTTTCAACCGTGAAGCGCCCCTCATCCAGATGATGGAGCAGGTCTTCAGCGTCGCCGACCAGTTCGATATCATCCATTCCCATCTCGACTTTCTGGCCTTTTCCCTTTCCCGTCGATGCCGAGTGCCGGTGGTGACGACGCTCCATGGCCGGTTGGATCTGCCTGAACTCGTGCCGGTCTTCCGCGATTTTGCGGAACTGCCGTTGGTGTCGATCTCGAATTCCCAGCGAAGGCCGTTGCCTTGGTGCAACTGGCAAAACACCGTCTACCACGGGTTGCCGCAGAATCTCTATACCTTCAATGCAGAACCGGGCAAATACTTGGCTTTCCTGGGCCGGGTGTCGCCGGAAAAGTGTCCGGACCAGGCGATCGAACTGGCCATCCGTGTCGGGTTGCCCCTCAAGATGGCGGCAAAGGTCGATCCGGCCGATCGAGCCTATTTTGAACGGGTCGTGGAGCCGCTCCTCGACCACCCCTTGATCGAGTTTGTGGGGGAAATCACCGACGCGCAGAAGAGTGAGTTTATCGGGAATGCCATCGGACTGGTCTGCCCCTATGACTGGCCGGAGCCCTTTGGCCTTGTGTTGATCGAAAGTCTCGCTTGTGGTACACCTGTCCTCGCCTACCGACGAGGATCCATCCCGGAAATCATCGACCACGGTGTGACGGGCTTTATCAGCGAACATCTCGATGAAATGGTGAGTCAGGTGGCAAGGCTCGTGACGATCGATCGCCACCGCTGCCGACAGGTGTTCGATGAGCGGTTTACCGCGCAGCGCATGACGAACGACTACGTAAAGATCTATCAGCAGTTGATCGCTGATGCCGCTGCGCTCCCGGGTCAGACGGGACAGCAACTCGCTTCGAACCTTTAG
- a CDS encoding Amylo-alpha-1,6-glucosidase, whose product MEEIISVNDQFYILASSSMADNRTRVLKHGETFGVFDRYGDIQPVGRGTQGLFHEGTRFLSRQELFLNNDRPMLLSSTVKEDNALLAVDLTNPDLYRDGRIAIPRGSVHVFRSRFLWNGVSYERFRLSNYSLTPVKMALSIRFEADFADIFEVRGKKRARKGTQLPNVLRNDLLVLSYEGLDGVIRETRIQFAPVPHEVTASQATFDIELDPKGEVVVAVMVACDLAENRRPLLAYDAAMAEAGLAIGAERTQDCVIQTSNAQFNEWWNRSLLDVRMMVTDTKEGPYPYAGVPWFSTPFGRDGIITALECLWIRPELGRGVLSYLASTQAKEVNPAQDAEPGKILHETRKGEMAALGEIPFGLYYGSVDSTPLFVMLAGAYYERTGDLAFMHSIWPNLELALTWMDTFGDPDRDGFVEYVRKSPTGLDNQGWKDSHDSISHEDGSLAEGPIALCEVQGYVYDAKLQASKLADALGYADRASQLRRQARSLKERFEEVFWCDDLSTYALALDGRKQPCRVKTSNAGHCLYTGIASDEHARRLAETLMSDELFSGWGVRTLADSERRYNPMSYHNGSVWPHDNAMIAAGLARYGLKAGVEKVMTSLFEVSLVLDFHRLPELFCGFVRRPGQGLTRYPVACNPQAWAAGSAFMALQACLGLSIIASERKVIFNYPILPEFVGEMQIKNLKVGTASVDLLLRRHDLDVGITVIRRAGQVEVVAVK is encoded by the coding sequence GTGGAAGAAATCATCAGCGTCAATGATCAGTTCTATATCCTGGCCAGTTCGTCGATGGCGGATAACCGTACACGTGTGCTCAAACACGGAGAGACGTTCGGCGTGTTCGACCGTTATGGCGACATTCAGCCGGTGGGGCGCGGCACGCAGGGGTTGTTTCACGAAGGGACCAGATTTCTGTCGCGGCAGGAATTGTTCCTGAACAATGATCGTCCGATGCTCCTCAGTTCGACGGTCAAGGAGGACAATGCCTTGCTGGCCGTGGACCTCACGAATCCGGACCTATATCGCGACGGCCGTATCGCGATTCCACGCGGCAGTGTCCACGTCTTTCGCTCTCGCTTTCTCTGGAATGGGGTGAGCTATGAGCGATTTCGGCTCTCGAACTACAGCCTGACGCCGGTGAAGATGGCCCTGTCGATCCGATTTGAAGCAGATTTCGCGGACATTTTCGAGGTTCGCGGCAAGAAACGCGCACGGAAGGGCACGCAGCTGCCGAACGTGTTGCGGAACGATCTGCTGGTGTTGAGCTATGAAGGGCTCGATGGAGTGATCCGAGAGACGCGGATTCAATTCGCCCCGGTTCCCCATGAGGTCACGGCCTCGCAAGCGACCTTCGACATCGAACTCGACCCGAAGGGGGAGGTGGTGGTGGCGGTGATGGTGGCTTGTGATCTGGCTGAGAACCGCCGGCCCCTCTTGGCCTACGATGCGGCGATGGCCGAAGCAGGGCTCGCGATCGGGGCGGAGCGGACGCAGGATTGTGTCATTCAGACCTCCAACGCCCAATTCAACGAATGGTGGAATCGTTCGCTGTTGGATGTGCGCATGATGGTTACCGATACGAAAGAAGGTCCCTATCCCTATGCGGGCGTGCCGTGGTTCAGTACGCCGTTCGGGCGGGACGGTATCATCACCGCGTTGGAGTGTCTCTGGATCAGGCCGGAATTAGGGCGTGGCGTCTTGTCCTATCTGGCATCCACGCAGGCCAAGGAGGTGAATCCAGCTCAGGACGCCGAGCCGGGCAAGATTCTCCACGAAACCCGCAAGGGTGAGATGGCCGCGTTGGGAGAGATTCCGTTCGGGCTCTATTACGGCAGCGTCGATTCCACCCCCCTGTTCGTGATGTTGGCCGGAGCCTATTATGAGCGGACCGGGGATCTGGCATTCATGCACTCGATTTGGCCCAATCTCGAACTGGCGCTGACCTGGATGGATACGTTCGGCGATCCCGATCGGGATGGATTCGTCGAGTATGTGCGGAAATCGCCCACCGGGTTGGACAATCAGGGCTGGAAGGACTCGCACGATTCCATTTCGCACGAAGACGGTTCTTTGGCGGAGGGCCCGATCGCGTTGTGCGAAGTACAGGGCTACGTGTACGACGCGAAATTGCAGGCTTCCAAGCTGGCGGATGCACTCGGATATGCCGATCGCGCCAGCCAGTTACGGCGGCAGGCGAGGTCGCTCAAGGAGCGGTTCGAGGAGGTATTTTGGTGCGATGACCTCTCCACCTATGCCCTTGCCCTGGACGGCCGGAAACAGCCCTGTCGGGTGAAGACATCCAACGCCGGCCATTGCCTCTATACGGGAATTGCGAGCGACGAACATGCCAGGCGTTTGGCGGAAACGCTCATGTCCGATGAGTTGTTCAGCGGCTGGGGGGTTCGAACCTTGGCCGATTCCGAACGCCGGTACAATCCGATGTCATACCACAACGGCTCGGTCTGGCCCCACGACAATGCCATGATTGCCGCCGGCCTGGCACGGTACGGCCTCAAGGCCGGGGTGGAAAAGGTCATGACCAGCCTGTTCGAAGTCAGTCTCGTTCTCGACTTCCATCGGTTGCCGGAACTCTTCTGCGGGTTTGTGCGTCGACCAGGCCAAGGGCTGACGCGGTATCCGGTGGCCTGCAACCCGCAGGCCTGGGCGGCTGGCTCGGCATTCATGGCGCTTCAAGCCTGCCTCGGCTTGTCGATCATCGCATCGGAGCGCAAGGTGATTTTCAATTATCCCATCCTGCCGGAATTCGTCGGCGAGATGCAGATCAAGAATTTGAAGGTCGGCACAGCTTCGGTGGACCTCCTCCTGCGGCGCCATGATCTCGATGTGGGGATCACCGTGATCCGACGGGCGGGCCAAGTCGAAGTGGTCGCGGTCAAATAG
- a CDS encoding putative MFS-type transporter → MADEPQSTPESNVSGWRLLGTRDFGCLWAGQVISQIGDGLNKVALLWFVYEMTGSALKMTAIGLLQTIPPLVFGPLIGVYLDCLPKKAVMIVVDLLRTLMVLLIPLFYTFDMLTLERLYVLVFLISIVSTVFGPALASAVPSIVQRSQLTSANAFLQSTTNIGVLLGPAMSGLGIALIGAQNVLYVDAATFLVSALFLFPIRVRDTRAVKGLDALSTPVIQDMMVGFRFVFLQHRVVFALMITAVLYNLAISAFVFLLPVVAKELLQVGPMELGWLWSALGIGMLAASLWLARTPQGTFQDRVAKIGRSLAIGGVAVCALGLIQTPVLFSTFLLIIIIGGSTSLFYPVVWAMLQEVTPEHLLGRVFTTFSTGGMASAMVGMAGFGWAADAVGPAASLIGIGLLLLLTAVVTVQVSRRDLVARPVAA, encoded by the coding sequence ATGGCAGACGAGCCTCAATCTACTCCTGAGTCGAACGTATCCGGTTGGCGGTTGCTGGGAACAAGGGACTTCGGCTGTCTCTGGGCCGGCCAGGTCATCTCCCAGATCGGCGACGGGTTGAATAAGGTCGCGCTGTTGTGGTTCGTCTATGAGATGACCGGGTCCGCGCTCAAGATGACCGCGATCGGGCTGCTGCAGACGATTCCTCCGCTGGTGTTCGGGCCGCTCATCGGTGTCTATCTCGATTGTCTTCCCAAGAAAGCAGTCATGATCGTGGTGGACCTCTTACGGACGCTGATGGTCTTGCTGATCCCGCTGTTCTATACGTTCGACATGCTGACGCTCGAGCGGTTGTATGTCCTGGTATTCCTGATCTCGATCGTGTCCACCGTGTTTGGTCCGGCCTTGGCGTCTGCGGTGCCTTCGATCGTTCAGCGGTCGCAACTCACGTCGGCGAACGCCTTCCTGCAGAGCACCACCAACATAGGAGTCCTGCTGGGTCCGGCCATGAGCGGTCTCGGCATCGCCTTGATCGGCGCGCAGAATGTACTCTATGTGGATGCCGCGACCTTTTTGGTGTCCGCGCTCTTCCTCTTCCCGATTCGCGTGCGGGATACCCGTGCGGTCAAGGGCCTCGATGCCCTATCCACTCCGGTCATTCAGGACATGATGGTCGGATTTCGTTTCGTGTTCCTGCAGCACCGGGTGGTGTTCGCGCTGATGATTACCGCAGTTCTGTACAACCTCGCGATCAGTGCCTTCGTGTTTCTCCTTCCGGTGGTGGCGAAAGAGCTGTTGCAAGTCGGTCCTATGGAACTCGGTTGGCTGTGGTCGGCGCTGGGTATCGGGATGTTGGCGGCCTCTCTGTGGCTTGCCAGGACTCCGCAGGGCACGTTCCAGGATCGAGTGGCGAAAATCGGCCGATCCCTGGCGATCGGCGGGGTAGCCGTCTGCGCATTGGGGTTGATTCAAACGCCGGTCCTCTTCAGCACGTTTTTGTTGATCATCATTATCGGAGGGAGCACCTCCCTCTTTTACCCGGTCGTGTGGGCGATGCTCCAGGAGGTCACGCCGGAGCATCTGTTGGGGCGTGTCTTCACGACGTTCAGCACCGGTGGGATGGCCTCGGCAATGGTCGGCATGGCCGGATTTGGATGGGCCGCCGATGCGGTCGGTCCCGCTGCGAGTCTGATCGGGATCGGGCTGCTCCTGTTGCTCACCGCTGTGGTCACGGTGCAAGTCAGCCGCCGTGACCTGGTCGCGAGACCGGTTGCGGCATAA